A segment of the Mesoaciditoga lauensis cd-1655R = DSM 25116 genome:
TTCGGTTCACGTACAATTTTACACCCAAAAGGCAGATTGTCAAAATGGATGATTAGCGGGGAGCAACTCATTTTGTGCGTCAAGTTTAAGAAGTCAATTGAAAACTCATGTTGCGCGTAAACATTACAAAAGGCATTACAAGAGACATTACAAAAATTCTCTATGAGAAGTGTGAGTCATATTTGACGGAGCATTTTGATTTAAAAACCGCTTTTCAAGTGATCAAGACATTTTTTTCGAAGTACTTGTCAGAACGGATTCGCTCTTCTTTCCATCTTACAATTCAAAATATGAGGCACGCTCAGACACTCATCCGTAAGTGCTTCGCTTTCTCGACACGTCCTTGTGCCTCTCAACCTCATATTTATGAATTTCCAGATGGAGAGCTCATATGTTCTGACAAGTACTTCGAGGGTGAGGTTTAATCCCTTTTTGAAATGCTTTGTAACATTGACGCACGATGTGATTCAAAAGTTTAACATAAGTCTGTCCCCACTTGTGGGGGAAGTGTCGGCGGAGCCATTTTGTATAAGAAGTCTGCCCCCGCTTGCGGGGGAAGTGGCGGTGAAACCGCCGAAGGGGGTTGAGACTAACTCCCCACACTATGGGTGATTTCTCAATTTTGCTTGAATGTCAAAAACTGGATAGGCTTCAAAAAATATTTTCATACACGTTAGGAAAAGAAGCATTTTAATTTTAAAGCCGTGCTGAAGAATCTTCAGTACGGCTTTAAACGATTCACGCATACGCATTTAGATCTAACAAGCCATGACCGCTTAAATTGAAAACGATGACCTTCTTTTCTCCAGTTTTTATGGCTTCTTTCGCATATCGAATTGCTCCTGCGATGGCATGGCTTGATTCAGGTGCTGGTATTATTCCCTCCACAACGCTGAAAAGCTTCGCGGCATCGAAAGCTTCTTTTTGATCTATGGCAATGGCTTTCACGATTTTTTCATGTATCAACCTGCTTATTATCGGGGAAGCACCGTGGTATCTCAAACCTCCGGCGTGGATGGCAGGCGGAACGAAATCCTTTCCAAGCGTATACATCTTCAACAGCGGCGTTAACCCTGCCGAATCACCATAATCGTAGCGGTATTCGCCCTTTGTCAAAGATGGGCATGCGACGGGTTCACAGGCAACTATTTCCATTTTTTCATCTTTGAATTTATCTGGTATGAATGGCAATATGAATCCTCCAAAGTTGGAGCCGCCTCCAAAACACCCCAGGAGCACATCAGGTTTTTCGTTCATTACTTCCATTTGCTTTTTCGTCTCTTGGCCTATAACCGTTTGGTGAAGTAAAACGTGATCGAGAACGCTTCCTAAAGAGTAATTGACATTCTTAGATTTAAAAGCAACCTCAACCGCTTCACTTATCGCCATTCCAAGGCTTCCCGTTGTATTCGGATCTTTTTTCAAGAATTCTTTTCCTTTGTCGGTCAAAGCACTGGGACTTGGATGGATTTTTCCATCGAAAAGATTGACCATATGTTTTCGCGCAGGCTTTTGTTCCATACTTACCTTCACCATGAAGACTTCAACTTCCATACCCAATAATTTCGTAGCGTACGAAAGTGCGCTTCCCCACTGACCGGCTCCGGTTTCTGTGGAAAGTTTTGTTATTCCTTCAACCTTGTTGAAATAGGCCTGGGCAATTGCAGTGTTTAGTTTATGACTGCCTGTCGGACTAACGGATTCATTCTTGTAATAAATGTGAGCTGGAGTGTTGAGGGCTTTCTCAAGCCCCACAGCGCGTATTAATGGAGTGGGTCTGTAAATGGCATAAGCTTCGCGCACTTGTTGTGGGATTGGAATTTCTCTTTCCGTTGTCATTTCCTGCCTTATCAGTTCTTTGGGGAAAATAGCTCCCAGTTTTTCCGGTTCCATTGGCTTTTTTGTCTGAGGATCTAGCGGTGGATCCAAGGTAAATGGCAGATCAGCTTTAACGTTGTACCAGTATTTCGGGATATCCCCTTCACTCAAATACACTCTTCTTCTCATGTTCATCCCCTCCTTTTCAATATAAAAAAGCCGGGGACTTCTTTGTACAAGTCCCCGGCATTCTGGCTTTTTATTTCAAATTACAACACAAATCAGGTACGCCCAGAATACCGGTCGTACCACCACCATGCTTTGTTTTCGAAACGGTTCTGAATTCGTGCCATTTTCCGTTTGCTCCTTTTTGATACTGGTGAGTGCGGCAGGGATTGAACCTGCGACCTCTTCCGCGTCAAGGAAGCGCTCTCCCACTGAGCTACGCACTCATCACCTCAACGATGGAATAATATCATAACAATGGAATAAAAGTCAAGAAGTACTTAGGAATTTTAGGCGATGTTGCTTCTCATATGCGTATAAATTGAAAGATCAACCAGCTTTTCATCTGTATTAAGCACACTCCACAGACATTTTTGTACATCTTCTTAAAATGCCTTCCAGCACTTATGGGTAAAGAGTGAACAGTAAATAGTGAGAAGTGAGAAAAAGTGGTAAACAGTGGATAAATATCGTACATTAAGATGGAGAAGACCCCCTACGTCGGCTCCGCCGCCACTTCCCCCATAAATGGGGGCAGACTTTATAAAAATGGCTTTGCTGACACATCCCACACAAGCGGGAGCAGACTTATGCGAAACTTCATCGCTGCTTCACTTTTTAGGAACAGGATTAGAGGCACACAATGTGCCAAGAAAGCGAATCTGACAGAGTTTTTTCCTCTCTCCCCATTTTTCTTTTCGAAACACTTGCCAACACTTATGAACTCTCCATCTGGAGACTCACAAAAACGAGGTTGGGAAACACACGGATGTGTTGAGAATATTGAGTGCGCTTTGTTTCTTCTTTTTCTTCCCCTTTTTGAAGTTTGTGTCAAAACATATGAAGACGCCATACAAGATGCGAAATAACAGAGTTTCTTCTTTTTTCTTCTTCCTCTTCTCCTTTATCGAAACACTTGCCGGCACTTATGAACTCTCCATCTGAAGACTCATAAAACGAGGTTGGGAAACACACGGACGTGTTGAGAAAGCGAAGCACTCATGGACGAGTGTCTGAGCGTGCCTCGTTTTTTGAGTCGTAAGATGGGTAAAAGAGTGAATCCGTGATGGCAGGTGTTTCGATAAACATTTTTTGCATGTTAAAAATCGCAACTCTCATTTCACACATTTTCTGTTATCAACGAGAGCTCTTCATCTCTTGAATCATAGTCAAGAATTTCCGCGTACAAGGCGAAATTAACTATCGTTTCGAAAAGTTCTTCTGGACGTTCATTAGGCAATTTTTCCATCAAGAATTCTTCACATTCTTCACGCGTGATCATCTTGTCTTCACTTTTCTCAACCAAATCCACAACGGCTTTTATCAAAGGGATTTTGAGTATTTGTTGTTTGAAAATGATTTTTCTTTCGTTTATATCAGACTCCAAGAATTTTTTACCCAACGTGGTAAACACCACATCATGGCGTGGTGTTTCAACGAATCCAAGCATTTCCGCAGCTAACGCGATGGAAATCGTTTTACCGAAATCGCGCTTTATGTGCTCTGAAAGATCGAATATTTCCAGCCTTCCTTTGTTATCGTCCAAAACTTCCAGAAGCCCTATGATCTCACTAACACTCACCAAAGGAATGGGAGCTATTTTCTCGTATATTGTGGATTTTGGAACTTCAGGCATTATGTTTTGCGTCAAGATGTTGTATATGATATCCACCGTATTCAAAAACTCAACGGATTTCTGATCTCTTGGAAATGGAAGGGTGTTGTGATATATAGCCTTGACACTACCAGGATTTGATGCAAGTATGAATATTTCATCTGCCATGTACACAGCTTCCTGGATGTTGTGCGTTACGATCAATATGTTCGAAAGTCCGGCAGCCCCTTCAGACCAAAAATCTAGCACTTCTTCACGGAGGTTTTCAGATGTCAATGCATCCAAAGCACTAAAAGGTTCATCCATACATAAAACCTCTGGAGCCGAAACAAGAGCACGCGCTATGCCGACCCTTTGCTTCATACCCCCAGAAAGCTCTTTTGGATAAACATCTTCAAACCCTTCTAAACCCACGACGTCTATTATGTGTTCCACTATTTTTTCTTGCTCTTCGCTTTTAACGTTTCCTTTGAGACCAAGTTCTATGTTTTCTTTAACGGTTTTCCATGGGAAAAGAGCGAAGTTTTGGAAGACCATCGCCATTCTATCGTTCACGCCGTTTTGGAGCTTTCCTTTGTAGTAAACCTCACCAGAAGAGGGTTTTAAAAGACCCGTGATAATTCTTAACAGCGTTGATTTTCCACATCCAGAAGGACCGAGAATTGCCGCAACCTTCCCGCTTTCCAAAGAAAAACTTATATTCTCCAGCGCCGTGAAATAGTTTCCTCCCGGCATTTTGAACTTCATGTTCACATTTTTCAACTCTATTATCGGTGTACTCATTTGAATCCCCTCAATTCAAACTAAATTTTTCCATTGCCCATCTTTGCATGGGTCTCCATATCAAACGGTTTATTGCCACAACACTCAAAGACATCACAACTATACTTAAAACAAGCAGTTGCATCTTTCCGGAAATCGTCACTTCGTTTATGAAAGCACCTATTCCCGTTGCTTCTAAAATTTTATGGTTGAACGTCATGTATTCTGTAACAATACTTGCGTTCCACGCACCACCCGCTGCGGTTATCATGCCCGTTATAAGGAAGGGCAGAACGGTTGGAATATAAAGCGTCGTCCAAACTTTGAATTTGCTCAATTTCAAAATTTCCGCCGCTTCTTTAAGTTGATTTGGTATGGAAGAGGCACCTGCTATAACGTTGAATAATATGTACCATTGTGTGCCCAATAACATCAACAGAATGGAACTGTAATTCAAATCGGGAAAAAGCATTACGAACCATGGGTATATCATCGGTGCCGGAAATGAAGCCAATATCTGCACTACCGGTTGGATCTTTTTTGAAACGGACACGTTCTTTCCTATCAGTATTCCCACAGGCAACGTCCAAGCCACGGAAATGGCTACCGCAGCATACACGCGCAGTGCTGTGAGTCCATCTTCAAACAAAATGGTATTTAAATCCATGATGTTTATTTTTCCCATAAAAGAGAAAAATTTCCACAACATCCATCCACTTATCAGACCCAGAATGGTGTAAAACACCACGCCACCAACTTTGCTTTGTTCTTGTTCGCTCTTTATTGGAATCGGCTTCACGTATTTTTTTGGAGCCTTGATGTTTGAAAAGAGTGTCCTAAAGAATTTAAGAACGTGGGAATTCCTTAATATGTCCAACACAAATGATGTTGGTTCGTCTGCCGAGGCGTTTTCTTCAAATTTAAACTTATCTGACCAGGCCACAACGGGTTTCCAAAAAAACGTATCTATTGCGAGTATCATTAAAATCATCGCCAATATCGCGTACAATTCACCGGGAACGTATCCGTTTTCAACAGCCGTTGCCATGTATGAACCTATGCCAGCTATTCTGTAACTTCTTCCGCCTAATGTGAAAGCTTCACAAACGGAAAGGAAGAACCATCCTCCTGCCATCGACATCATGCTGTTCCATACAAGTCCTGGCATTGCGAAAGGAACTTCAACATCCCAAAATATCCTCCACCCTGAGAGGCCGTATATTTTGGAAGCCTCTATCAGTTCCTGCGGTATGGATTTCAACGATTGGTAAAAGCTGAAAGTCATGTTCCACACTTGTCCGGTGAATATCATGATTATGGAAGCAATCTCCAGGCCCATAACGCTATGTGGAAAGAGGGCCATCATTCCCAGAACAAGACCTGGCAAGAAGCCTAAAACAGGGACCGATTGAAAAACGTCCAATAATGGGATGAGAACACGTTCAGCGTATTTGTTACGCGCAGCGGCGTAACCGTAAGCGAAGGTGAAAACGAGAGACAAACCGTACGCGGCGAAGCCCCGTGCCATTGAAAGAAAAGTGTATCCCACCAGCGAAACAGGGGACAGAGAGATGTTCGTTTGGTAAACCAGAGGACCTGTCCAGTTTTTCGCCAGTATGCCAATTCCGTAGGCGAGAAAAGCCATAAAGGAGAGAACTACGATGTCGTAAATCGAAAATGATATGTTTCTTCCTATTTTTACTGTCCGATTCATCGGTAAGAACCTCCCCAGCCATCCTTCTCACCTCCATAAGAAATAAATAGAGCTTTGAAAAGACCTATTAACCAAAATTCATGATAACATTTTAAACTTGCATAAGTCAACGTTTTTGGAGTATTTTAATAGTGAGAAGCAAAAAGTAAGAAGTGAGTCCTAAGAATGTCAAAAGGAGGTGGAGACATGAGGTTCGTAATTTTAGCAGACGCAAACCCAGAGGAATTTGAAAAAGAAACCATCGAAGCTCTAAAAGACTCTTTGGAAATTACCGATGAGACACGTATTTTGAATTTCACCCCTCTCTTTTTAAATGAAGTACAAAAAGGTGATGTTGTTTTCAACCTGGCGGTGGGCAAAAGACATGATTTTGCCCAAGGATTCATAGCCGCTGCATTAGAAAGTTACGGTGTTGAGTTTGTTGGCTCTCCAGCGTATACACATTATGTTTGTTTGGACAAATTCACGGCGAAATCTTTGTTAAGCGCTTATGGAATTTCCACACCCGCTGGAGCTATCTACGATGGAAAAGAGTGGCGTGGGAAGATTCCAGAACCTCCTTTAATCGTTAAGCCTTCTTCGGAAGGATCCGGCATAGGAATAGATGAAAAAAGCTTATGTGTTGATTTGGAAAGCGCTAAAAAAGTGGTGAAAGAGAAGTACCAGCAGTTCAAAGAGCCAATTCTTGTTGAAAAGTATATCGAAGGTAAGGAAATAACCGTGGGAGTATTAGGATTTGGTGGTAAAATA
Coding sequences within it:
- a CDS encoding TrpB-like pyridoxal phosphate-dependent enzyme; this encodes MRRRVYLSEGDIPKYWYNVKADLPFTLDPPLDPQTKKPMEPEKLGAIFPKELIRQEMTTEREIPIPQQVREAYAIYRPTPLIRAVGLEKALNTPAHIYYKNESVSPTGSHKLNTAIAQAYFNKVEGITKLSTETGAGQWGSALSYATKLLGMEVEVFMVKVSMEQKPARKHMVNLFDGKIHPSPSALTDKGKEFLKKDPNTTGSLGMAISEAVEVAFKSKNVNYSLGSVLDHVLLHQTVIGQETKKQMEVMNEKPDVLLGCFGGGSNFGGFILPFIPDKFKDEKMEIVACEPVACPSLTKGEYRYDYGDSAGLTPLLKMYTLGKDFVPPAIHAGGLRYHGASPIISRLIHEKIVKAIAIDQKEAFDAAKLFSVVEGIIPAPESSHAIAGAIRYAKEAIKTGEKKVIVFNLSGHGLLDLNAYA
- a CDS encoding D-alanine--D-alanine ligase family protein, which encodes MRFVILADANPEEFEKETIEALKDSLEITDETRILNFTPLFLNEVQKGDVVFNLAVGKRHDFAQGFIAAALESYGVEFVGSPAYTHYVCLDKFTAKSLLSAYGISTPAGAIYDGKEWRGKIPEPPLIVKPSSEGSGIGIDEKSLCVDLESAKKVVKEKYQQFKEPILVEKYIEGKEITVGVLGFGGKIEVLPPLEIDFSNLPQGIERYYSKRVKEEYAQQTIYRCPAELDEETLKFVKKTAIEVFKVVRARDFIRMDMRVSDGVPYVIEVNSRPGLHPIMSDIPKMVKAISKDYKWLIKTITRRAVTSMEV
- a CDS encoding ABC transporter permease; the encoded protein is MNRTVKIGRNISFSIYDIVVLSFMAFLAYGIGILAKNWTGPLVYQTNISLSPVSLVGYTFLSMARGFAAYGLSLVFTFAYGYAAARNKYAERVLIPLLDVFQSVPVLGFLPGLVLGMMALFPHSVMGLEIASIIMIFTGQVWNMTFSFYQSLKSIPQELIEASKIYGLSGWRIFWDVEVPFAMPGLVWNSMMSMAGGWFFLSVCEAFTLGGRSYRIAGIGSYMATAVENGYVPGELYAILAMILMILAIDTFFWKPVVAWSDKFKFEENASADEPTSFVLDILRNSHVLKFFRTLFSNIKAPKKYVKPIPIKSEQEQSKVGGVVFYTILGLISGWMLWKFFSFMGKINIMDLNTILFEDGLTALRVYAAVAISVAWTLPVGILIGKNVSVSKKIQPVVQILASFPAPMIYPWFVMLFPDLNYSSILLMLLGTQWYILFNVIAGASSIPNQLKEAAEILKLSKFKVWTTLYIPTVLPFLITGMITAAGGAWNASIVTEYMTFNHKILEATGIGAFINEVTISGKMQLLVLSIVVMSLSVVAINRLIWRPMQRWAMEKFSLN
- a CDS encoding nitrate/sulfonate/bicarbonate ABC transporter ATP-binding protein: MSTPIIELKNVNMKFKMPGGNYFTALENISFSLESGKVAAILGPSGCGKSTLLRIITGLLKPSSGEVYYKGKLQNGVNDRMAMVFQNFALFPWKTVKENIELGLKGNVKSEEQEKIVEHIIDVVGLEGFEDVYPKELSGGMKQRVGIARALVSAPEVLCMDEPFSALDALTSENLREEVLDFWSEGAAGLSNILIVTHNIQEAVYMADEIFILASNPGSVKAIYHNTLPFPRDQKSVEFLNTVDIIYNILTQNIMPEVPKSTIYEKIAPIPLVSVSEIIGLLEVLDDNKGRLEIFDLSEHIKRDFGKTISIALAAEMLGFVETPRHDVVFTTLGKKFLESDINERKIIFKQQILKIPLIKAVVDLVEKSEDKMITREECEEFLMEKLPNERPEELFETIVNFALYAEILDYDSRDEELSLITENV